The Alligator mississippiensis isolate rAllMis1 chromosome 14, rAllMis1, whole genome shotgun sequence DNA segment GTGTGCTTCCTGAAGCGACCTGGAAATTACCAGCTCGCTTAAAGGATGGTAActcctacagcagtggttttcattTCAACCTTTCAGACTCGAGACATGTCTCATTAAGGTCAAGGCGCCCGTTGGAAAATGCCAGTCTTAGTTTTCaacttttgactacagaaaagtcatagagcagttcttctgttctaaactcagaaagaccacagctggccagtatggatttctgtttgaaatctctgggtttatcttgtgaatcatatttgcacacctagcagtgcgtTAGCAGAGCATCCCATGGCACCTGTGAAAGGATCCCAaggctccctggttgagaatcagagTCCTATAGTGTTGAATGGCCCTTTCGGGATTCTGCATTTATGCCTGCTCATTATATACATGCTCAAGATTTAAATCGCATGAGTTGACCTGATCAACTTTTATAAAATTAAATCTTTCAAAACCTACTAATATAAATGCTTtaatatttacaaataaaaataagttttgtttaaatttaagaagttTTCCTTTCAGCATTTTCAGTTCAAGCGGTGAGGTTTTTGTGCTGACATGTGACAAGTAGAAAATGAAGTAGACTTTGCTCTTAATTACACAAGCGTGTCTCTGGAGTTGTTCTGTATGGAACGACAGAATAGAACTTGGCCCTCGGAAAGCAACTGCTTGGAGTGCTTGGTAAATAATTAACAGTGGAATAAATTAGAAAGTCATGATTAAAAGAAAAGTTAAACAAAAATACCAAGTGGAATGTATGGTAGATTTGCTTTAATTGGAAAAAAGTGCACATGTAATAGAAAATTCAAAGCAATTAAAGAAAACCGTACATATTTCACAGAGCTCAGTCATCTATAATATCTCCCCTCAATTACTAAAAGGTTAATGGAATTACAGAATACGTTTAATTGTGCCGTTTTGGCAAATGTGAcagtactttattttatttttttggcaagtgtgcccCGCTCTTGCTCTCTTAATTTAGAAGACTACACTCACAAATGATTCTATTAATGTTTCAGATTCTCAAATACATTCTTAGTAGAGAAATAAAAGACAAGCCAAACAGAAGCCTTTCCAGAAAATTCACAGATTGGGCTTATGGACCTGTTCAATCTTCTCTTTATGACCTGACAGAACTAGATACCACCGTGGACAACTCATTACTGGAGATTATTGTTTATAACACAAATATTGGTGTAAGTTGCCTGTCACTGAAAGCTGTATATTTTCTAGCAGTATATTCACTTGCAGTTTAAAAACCCATAAAATAGCTGGAGAATTTGTGTAACTGTTATTAAAAATGCAACTTTAGTTGTCACTTTTGCAGCAGAAGCCACGATCATAAACGGAGCCCTGTTATGCTTGCCTATTAGTTCATATCCCAACATAGGATTAGGGCGTTACTTTTTGTTGCACAGTTGGGGCGTTATCTGTTGTACTATAGTTTTTAACTGTAAGAGCAGTCAGAACAAGCTGCCTCGGGAAGTTGCAGagtctccttcattggaggttttcaagaagtgACTGGCTATGTATCTATTTGAGTGGTTGTAGAACTAGTGGATCTGTGAATGAATAAAAAACCTGGGGCCGGGGTGGACTTGGTGACAATTAGGGTTCTTTCAAATCCTAGAATGCTGTCATTCTCATGGCACCTAAAATGGTTTTGGGCTAGTGGGTCAGCACGCCGCATCTCCTCTCTCAAACAGCCGCCTGCTATCCTAGCTGTAGCTTCGTTAAAAGGAAGTGTTTATTGGGGATCACTAAGAAGTAAATTTCCTTTGTGTATCATTGTTCTATAGATCTAAGCAATGCATTAACAAGAATTTTTCACTCTTTAAAAGAATTTGGTTTTCTACTAAATTTCAAATGATTATCATCGTACTTTCACCCGAGCAAGGTGAACTTGATTTAGGAGATAATCGCGCATGCCAATTGCTGTAGCGCCAATGAATTATGCCGCCTGAGGGTCTGACTTGTCTAGTCATTGAACAAAGATGTTAATCTAGATTAACAGGAAGAGGCTCTGAAATGAAGCTTATAAAATATGCCCTTGAaaatttgggggattttttttatattcagtcACTAGTCTTTTTCTGTTGCTTTCTAATTCTTTTCTTCTACAGAACCGCCATGACATGTTGACCTTGGAGCCCCTGAATTCACTACTGCGAATGAAATGGAAAAAGTTTGCAAGACACATGTTCTTTATTTCATGTTGCTTTTATTTCATATACAACGTAACATTAACACTTGTCTCCTACCACAAGCCCCATGGAGAGGAGGTATGCACATCGACTGAAAATTCTcatcaattttttattttaaaatgccatcTTCCCCAAACCAGATTTAACATGCATGGCAGATCAACGAGACAAATAAATGATATCTGTTTCCTATGAAGTGAAAGAGTTTTGGCACTTGGCTTCAGCGAGGGCAAGGTTTTCCACATTGGGTTTATTAATTGAAGAGCAAGAGCAACAATTAAGAGAAAAGAGAAACTCATTTGAGTCTTGCAACAACAGACCAGTCACTCTttgatgtatgtgtgtggggatgGTGGAAATTGTAAAGTTATTTCTTTAATAATAGAGAaaaataatcacattttaaaCAGCCTAAAATATGTTATGTCATTTTGGACTTGACCCTGTCAGTACTCCATGCAAAAAACTCGTATTGAAACCAATAGTAATTCTGCCCAGACAGTCCTGGGGATTGGACCCTGTGTCAATACCTTTTTATTTGTTTAGTCTTCAGATAACTAACTCAAAGCATCCATTGTTCACTCCTGCCCTCTTTTTCAGGATCCACCTTATCCATTAATTCTGACACGTAACATGGGATGGCTACATCTGATGGGACAACTGTTTGTTATGCTAGGGGCATTAGGTTTAGCTGTAAGAGAGGTAAGACATGTCCAGAATTGATTACAATATTGTATGCATAAATGTCTTCTGCAGATGTATAAACGGTTTGGTAATAGTTTTGATGAACATTTTAGAAGCCTTTACAACTTGTGTAACACCTGGAATTACTTGGTTAACAGCTAATGAATGAGCATAAGGGTGTTAATCATTTCTAAGGACCCTGTATATATACTACTATAAGTGATATAACATGAAATGATGCGAGCATTTTCTATTTGAAAGAGTGGGAACAaaatggccaggtacagacatcacagttttactagtataagtgatcagaaatcagtttaTACCCATAAGAGAACAAATGTTTAGAgtacaaaactggtctatacctgtgacagaacagaagttcagcacacacagactggtttaaaaatggcagagcccGGTCTAAGCTTTGCCActttgtgtgttctgtttgctactgatctaaacttacagaaaatcacataacttagatcaattctacctcgggctttttgaatgtctgtacctagccaagatggacaaggttctttgggtaaatcctagCCAGTGAGTTTTAACATACAGAGAGCATACCCAACTTTTACTAATTAGGCAAGGTATTTTAGCCAAGGTGTCAGTTTAAGGTCTTTAAGTAAGCAGAACTGCTCGTGTCCTTGAAGTGGTTCATGTTTTAAATTACAGTATTGGATTAGGGCTTGTCCCAGAGAAGACAAAGATTTATGGCAGATTTTTCCAGTGAAGCATTTAAATAGACATTActgttaaatgttttttaaagttaACTGTTACATACAGTTGAACAATCAGACTAATTTCTTAAACATTCTGGAAAAGTACCTTTTGAGCTATTACAGAAAGACTAAAACTAGTTGTTTGTATTGAATTTTTAATGACCGGGTAATattttgcaacttttttttactactttttaaaCCTGTTTTATAAATGTCTCTATGTAGAGTGTCGCAATCTTTCTGCTGAGACCCTCAGACCTTCAATCAATTCTATCAGATGCATGGTTCCACTTTGCATTGTAAGCCTAACATGTAAATAGTTGTTGCTTCTGAAATAACATTCATTCTGTTAGCTATATATCTTTGAGTTGCTGAAAATATAAGACTTTTGCTGTCGATCACATTTCTTTACACTTATTTGAGGCAATATTATCATTTTAGATGTAACTTTAGTGTAAGACACTGCTCATTATCTGGCACCATGTTTAGTTAAACTGATCAGTAATTATTCTGAATTAATAGATGCAAACTTCTGCCCCCCGGAGTATTTGTTCAATATATGTGGCTATCTATAATTTCTTGCGAGACTTTATTTCTAAAAGTGCTGTAGGATAGAGGgctatattttgtttaaaaagaaataagtCATTGGGCCAGATCCTGACCTTCATCATCTTTTTGTTGCTTTGAGAAAAAGCTAATAAAGCTGGCCTTACTGGCTGGTTGAGGCTTTTATATATGGGAATCCTCAAGTGGCTTGAAGTCAGCATTGGGATTCCTATTCTATCCTCTCCTGGTCTTGGCAAAGGAAACATGACTGGGGGATCAGTCAAGATCCTTATACTATTCCTAGATAATCCTTTCCTATTGTTAAATTATACTAATACACACAGGAAAAAGCAGGATGGGAAAGTGAAATTAGATGTTAAACATAAAGAAATAAGGAAGTTCAATATTACTGTTCTCCATTATCtattttaagtgtgtgtgttgTGTAAGAATATTTAcaagattttgtttttaacagtTTTATACAAGCTGTGCTTGTGATCTTCTCTGTCTTCCTCTACTACTTTTCCTACAAAGAACACCTTGTGTGCCTTGTTTTGGCTATGGCATTAGGATGGGCCAACATGCTGTATTTCACCAGGGGGTTGCAATCCATGGGGATATATAGTGTCATGATCCAAAAGGCAAGTATACCATTTGTAGCTCTTTGTTATATTACATCCTCACTGTGTTATATTTACTTAGTGTATTTGGTAAATCTTAGTGAGATATGTTCTTCAGTTTGCATATACTGTATTTCAAATATTCGACACTGACAGTtccagtttttttggtttctaaaaaATGCTTGAGATCAATGTCATACTTTAAAATAATCATAAAAAATAAGGGGGATATCATACTAATTACTTCTGAGTGTTAAATATACttttaaatcaattaaatataTTCAGCTGATAGTTTTCATATTTAATTGCATTTTATGCCAAAATGCTTTAGCTGAGAATAGTGTTATATGTGATCAAGCTGTGATTATATAGCCATTAATGCACAAGAAGTGGGgccaaatcatagaaaatcaggtcAACTAACTCTCTTAGGCTTCCACTGTTTACAAAGTAACCATAACAATGGttcataataaaattaaacacTTTTTGATAGTTGCACCATTTTTATATCACTGCAAAAACAACTTTTGGCTCTATTTATGATAaacactttctctttttttaggtCATCCTACATGATGTGATAAAGTTTTTAGTTGCATACATCATATTTTTGCTGGGATTTGGTGTAGGTAAATATAATTTATTGACTATTACTGGAGCAAACATACTGATACTTTTCTGTGAGATTAAAGGTTTAGTGCTATTATGAATAAGAATACTGTTGTTCCGGTGACAAATTTCCAGATAGAGGTAGGTGCTTCTTGTGGatatttaaaaatccattttgtgGGAGTGTTTAAAATATGTGTGTAGATAACTGTATCCTCTCCAGCTAAATGGCCCCTTTTTAGTTTCTCTTGGTCTTGCTTTGCTAAATTGTTATCTGCTGTTGCTGTATTTTACTGGATTGGTTCTCTATTTCCTTTCAAAATGCAGTGGGTGAAAAGTAACCTCTCTCCATAGTATGGATTGTACTACTTTATTCTTTGAGATATGAGATGTATACATTGAAacatatctttttttccccattttctttctttttagctcTTGCTGCATTGGTTGATCCTTGCCCCAAAAACACTGAATGCCATTCCTACAGCAGTCTGGGCAAAGTTCTCATGGAGCTTTTTAAGCTCACCATAGGACTTGGAGATCTGGAGATCCAGCAGAATTCAAAATATCCTCTGCTCTTCCTTCTTATTCTCATAACTTATGTAATACTGACTTTTATTCTCCTTCTGAACATGCTGATCGCATTAATGGGAGAAACTGTGGAAAATATTTCTAAAGAGAGTGAGCACATTTGGAAACTCCAGGTTTGTTTGCAATATTAAACCATAAATCATAGCTTTTTCCCCCACTTAGTTAAGGCCCATCCACTTCTAGTCTGAAAGAGAACTTTGTAAAAATAACAGATCGTGTTAATCTATATTTAAGTTTTGATTCAGTGATAACCAGGCTAGCTACATATTGTATTGTTCTTCAAACTATAGATGCAATGGCCAAATTCTCCTCTGAGCTGCAGCCATGTAAACTTGGAGCATCTTCCCGGAAGTCAGAGCAGTTAGAAACACCAATGGTAGACAGTAGATAGACAGGTGGGACAAATAATAAATAGTCCTCCAGACTTAGACAAGcaaaatttgaaataaatatttggTCCTGTAATGTTAGCACCTATAAAGAAATGTTTAATAAATATGATACCTGTAGGAAGTTCTGTGTTTCCTGTTTGTTTACACACCCTTGGCAGGTACATCAACTGAATTTAGTATTAAATGGTATTTCCTACTGTTGATGTCAGTGCAGATTATAAAATCCCTTGGTAGATATGCAAAAAGAACATAACGGATCATATGCCAACAATGACCGTAcacttcatagattcagagattcacttAAATATGATATGAAATCTATAGATGCAGTGAGGAATACATTTATATTAAACATGGTTAAGAATGCCACACTAACATCATAATATATTTTTGCCAGAGAGCCAGGACCATTTTGGAATTTGAAAAAATTCTACCAAAATACCTGAGGAAAAAGTTCAAGTTGGGAGAGCTGTGTAAAGTAGCAGAAAATGACACTAGATTATGCTTAAGGTAATAATATACTAACACACTTTTTAGTCTGGCATGTGTGCTGCTTTTGGGTTTTAATGCACACAAAAGTcagttcaaaatatttttgtttaaatatataaACTATTTTTTACTGGTTTAGATTTTGTAAGTAGGAACAGTAATTTGTTTACAAAAATCTCATCTAGAATTTCTACTGCAAAcaactgtttaataaaactgGAAATATGTAGTCTTGCTTATACACAAATCATCTATTTGTGGGGATTTTATTTATGTTCATATACGATTTTAATGCCCAGTTTCTAAATCTCTATTTTGCAGTACATTTTAATTGGTTGCAATCTCCTTTGAATGTTAATTTAAAATGACCATTTGTAATTGTTGCTCTTTAACTGCAAAATATTACCAGACTTTGAGAACATAATCATCTTTATGAAATGTGAGTTCTAAACCAGTATTAACAATGCGTGAAAATATAGAATAGGTGAATACATTACATAATGTTGCAAAATACACGCATTCTTTTACTACTGGCAAAACAGGTATTTGATGATATTGTGACAATTCTGAGAAGTAATTAAGAAACAAGAGAGGAACTGTagctatgaagctggagataatGCATGCTAATTATGCAATTTGTATACAATATAAACAGGATTAATGAAGTGAAATGGACCGAATGGAAAACGCATGTTTCATTTATTAATGAAGATCCAGGGGCAACAGGTATCGTTAACGTAAAAATTGTTCTATTTGAATGAATATACAATTTTATAAAGGCCTTCCTTGTTATATTTGTTCTTATAAAATATTTAAGCAGTTCTTACATGTAAAGCTGAATgttattaaaatgtaaattgtaATAATTCTAGCAATATAGCAAATTGTCTATTCCCCGCCCCTACAAGCCTAATGATCTGCTTCTCACAGGTTTATTGAAAACTTGCTTTCTTTCACATTTAAGATGATTCCTCAGAAAAGAAAACTCTGGAACTTTGTCTCCAATTCCTACTTTTAAATGTGAACTTGGGCCCTCACTCTGTTTGTATTGTGCAGTTGGACCCTCGTGTCCACTGATGAGTGATGCTCCATATAAGAGGAAGGCTCTGCTAATACACAACAAAGGATGAAGGCCATAAATATGTAGGAGCCAAATTATCCAAGGTATTTAGGTATCCTAAAAATGGAAAGAGGCAGATTGCAAAATTTGCATATCTTCCTGATTAGGTAGTTCCTCCTGGCTGCTTTCACCATAATAGGTCATATTAGTTGCATTTTTAGCTTTGTTGCAGTCTTCTTTCTCACCCTTTTGTTATTTAGAAGAGGAATAATAGAACAATAGCCTAATTTGCAGAAAAAAATCTCAGCATTATCAAAGAGGGGGACAAAGATAAAATGTAGTCCTATACAAAATATGGTAGCATATATAGACCTTATTGATTAAtcatgtattttaaaatacaaacacTATCTGCCAAACTAGATTATTGAAAAGAATTTCTTCTGTAGAATATTTTtagcaaatattttttctttttttcctagatTACAACAGAATTCAAGATAATTCAAGAAGTAATAGCAAAAACACCCTGAACACATTTGATGAAATGGACGATTTGCGAGAAACCACTGTTTAGTTGCGCAGTACTTCATCTTTAGACCCTTAAAAAAAGGACCCGCAAAGATACTGGAATCCTAATGTGTTTGTACGTCAGGCAGCTACAAGCAGGCGGAGCAGCTTTCATGGACTGACAGTCCAGTGACTGCAGTCCACATAATCATAAAATATCAGCGCAAGGAATAAGGACTGTTCTGTCTTGGCTCAGTTGGAGCCCCTTGAACAAAACCACTTGTGTCAGACTTGTGTGAGAATATTCAAAGAtggttcttgattttttttttgtatcggttaaaaaataatcaaacaaaGGTGGTATACAATATTTGTACCTTTTGGAGATGTTATTCAGATCTCTTTTGAGGCCTGACATTCTAGCATCTCTTCTAGTATCTCTAATCCATGAGAAACCATTTTTATACTGAAAATGATGAAGTTTTTGGAATGTGAAATAAGACATttcagctttgaaataaaaccactCTATGAAGTATGTCATTTTGAAAGTTCTGGATACAATTGGTGCTTGCATGGAGGTTGTCAGTGTTATCATTATAGGACTGACTGATCTTGcaagtaggggtgggggtgggaagtgaCAGAACCTCAAGGGAAAAGTCTTGCAAGATCTGTCTCTTTGTCTATAATGCCCAGGGTGAATATACatgtctgtttctttttccttatttGTACTGTATAAAATCCCTTTCATAAAAGTAAAGGTCAGGAAAATTAATTCATTTCAAGGGGGTTATTGCTTGGGTTGGTATAAATCACTAGGAGTTTGGCCTTTCGCTATCACCACTGAAAAATCCAGTGCGTGTTTGTCTTATTGTTTAAACAACGTACTTGTTACCACATCTGGAGTTTTCTTGGGTTTTAACTTAACTCCTAAGCTCATCTACAAGTACAAATAAATATTTGTCCACAAAGAAATTTTTAATAAAAGTATTTGTAGTGTAATTCCAGACCTTTTAAGCTCCTTTCTGCATTCAAAACACTATGTTGCA contains these protein-coding regions:
- the TRPV3 gene encoding transient receptor potential cation channel subfamily V member 3 — translated: MYSAGSMIKDNKETIPLMGKKPNPPGTPPTHHQDKKATESTLPKKSSSHFFLELDGFDSNSTPSHASPPVFSKPMDSNIRPCASGNGEDIDSPQSLQDDITNTDSCCTNLPHGAQQNNVRKKLKKYLFRAVSEGNIEELCHLLIEIKERSNACRNMTVPEYLMKKLTASDTGKTCLMKALLNINRNTNEIVNILLSFAEENSILEIFINAAYTDEAYKGQAALNIAIERRQYDIAKTLIEKGADVNAHAEGVFFNPKYKHEGFYFGETPLALAACTNQPDIVQLLMANSRTDITSQDSRGNNILHALVTVAEDFKTQNDFVIKMYDMILLKSKARMLETMKNKDGLTPLQLAAKTGKVEILKYILSREIKDKPNRSLSRKFTDWAYGPVQSSLYDLTELDTTVDNSLLEIIVYNTNIGNRHDMLTLEPLNSLLRMKWKKFARHMFFISCCFYFIYNVTLTLVSYHKPHGEEDPPYPLILTRNMGWLHLMGQLFVMLGALGLAVRESVAIFLLRPSDLQSILSDAWFHFAFFIQAVLVIFSVFLYYFSYKEHLVCLVLAMALGWANMLYFTRGLQSMGIYSVMIQKVILHDVIKFLVAYIIFLLGFGVALAALVDPCPKNTECHSYSSLGKVLMELFKLTIGLGDLEIQQNSKYPLLFLLILITYVILTFILLLNMLIALMGETVENISKESEHIWKLQRARTILEFEKILPKYLRKKFKLGELCKVAENDTRLCLRINEVKWTEWKTHVSFINEDPGATDYNRIQDNSRSNSKNTLNTFDEMDDLRETTV